In one Rutidosis leptorrhynchoides isolate AG116_Rl617_1_P2 chromosome 8, CSIRO_AGI_Rlap_v1, whole genome shotgun sequence genomic region, the following are encoded:
- the LOC139862322 gene encoding carbonic anhydrase 2 translates to MGGTFKNCILCCTKKPLVVEDMATNGYSFDDAIDGLKKLLSEKSELHLVATEKIKELTAELKGVESGEFNPVERIKDGFARFKKEKYEANPTLFNELAKGQSPKFLVFACSDSRVCPSHILDFQPGEAFVVRNIANMVPPYDTIKHSGAGAAIEYAVLHLKVENIVVIGHSCCGGIKGLMSIPEDGTTASDFIEQWVKIGLPAKSKVQGDFGDLDHSDLCTKCEKEAVNVSLGNLLTYPFVREAVVNKKLSIKGGHYDFVKGAFDLWSLDFGLSPSLL, encoded by the exons GTTGTAGAAGATATGGCAACTAACGGTTATTCATTTGATGACGCCATTGATGGACTGAAGAAGCTTCTCAG TGAAAAAAGTGAGCTTCATCTTGTTGCTACCGAGAAGATCAAGGAACTCACGGCGGAGTTGAAGGGAGTAGAATCCGGCGAGTTTAATCCGGTGGAAAGGATCAAAGACGGATTCGCTCGTTTTAAGAAAGAGAAATATGA AGCAAACCCCACTTTGTTTAATGAGCTTGCCAAAGGCCAAAGCCCCAAG TTTCTAGTGTTTGCGTGCTCGGATTCTCGAGTGTGTCCATCGCACATCCTGGATTTTCAACCAGGTGAAGCGTTCGTCGTCAGAAACATCGCTAACATGGTTCCTCCTTATGATACG ATAAAACACTCTGGAGCAGGGGCTGCAATTGAATATGCAGTACTACACCTAAAG GTGGAGAATATTGTAGTGATTGGACATAGCTGTTGTGGTGGGATCAAAGGACTCATGTCCATCCCTGAAGACGGAACTACTGCCTC TGACTTCATTGAGCAATGGGTCAAAATTGGTTTGCCTGCCAAGAGCAAGGTACAGGGAGATTTCGGCGATCTTGATCATTCAGATCTATGCACCAAGTGTGAAAAG GAGGCTGTGAATGTATCTTTGGGGAACCTTTTGACATATCCATTTGTGAGAGAAGCAGTGGTGAACAAGAAGCTTTCGATCAAGGGAGGACACTATGACTTTGTCAAGGGAGCTTTTGACCTTTGGAGCCTTGATTTTGGCCTTTCACCTTCTCTCCTTTAA